One region of uncultured Methanolobus sp. genomic DNA includes:
- a CDS encoding GyrI-like domain-containing protein yields MKFDRIPIGKFSLMTHLTQKALRLYDRKGLLVPEAKDAFTNYRCYTYEQIERGVKIRTLSWMGFSLDEIATLLDAEEKSDSATISELMQKRCAHTEKEIIRLQKVQQILLRQKDTLELYSMSVSEPEIKEVPQIRVLSKRETGSYEVTIGKLIGELFGFIESRSNPRNNLKMTGPCMFICHDEEYRETGANIEVAIPVSGSISTDDVNVDLVTLPAVKIVSAIHKGPYNEVGIAYTRLFEFMQENNMEPAGPSRALYINDPGEVSEDELMTEVQIPAR; encoded by the coding sequence ATGAAATTCGATCGAATACCAATTGGAAAATTTTCCCTGATGACGCATTTGACACAGAAAGCTCTTCGCCTCTACGACAGGAAAGGTCTTCTTGTACCAGAGGCAAAGGATGCATTCACAAATTACCGTTGCTATACCTATGAACAAATTGAAAGGGGAGTAAAGATACGTACCCTTTCATGGATGGGATTCTCTCTTGATGAGATAGCAACACTGCTGGATGCGGAAGAAAAAAGTGACAGTGCCACCATCAGTGAACTTATGCAGAAAAGATGTGCACACACTGAAAAGGAGATTATCAGACTGCAGAAAGTACAACAGATCCTGCTCAGACAGAAAGACACATTGGAGTTGTATAGTATGTCAGTATCAGAACCAGAAATAAAAGAAGTTCCACAGATACGTGTGTTAAGCAAAAGAGAAACTGGAAGTTATGAGGTGACCATTGGAAAACTCATAGGAGAGTTGTTCGGGTTCATAGAATCACGGAGTAATCCACGAAACAACCTGAAGATGACAGGACCCTGCATGTTCATCTGCCATGACGAGGAATACAGGGAAACAGGAGCAAATATTGAAGTTGCAATCCCTGTATCAGGCAGCATTTCCACTGATGACGTTAATGTTGACCTCGTAACGCTACCGGCAGTCAAAATTGTCTCGGCAATTCACAAAGGACCTTATAATGAAGTCGGTATTGCCTACACACGTCTCTTTGAGTTCATGCAGGAAAACAATATGGAACCTGCCGGCCCTTCAAGAGCATTGTATATAAACGACCCTGGTGAAGTTTCAGAAGACGAACTGATGACAGAAGTCCAGATTCCGGCCAGGTAA
- the cas8a1 gene encoding type I-B CRISPR-associated protein Cas8b1/Cst1 — protein MNRFTVSDPLDVSLENTEIFKLDFKETGNYWLDSGIVALFIAFDKHKKLADNFGVTVKGRRFTVEGPDQQTVVGFVSQVIDNLVNMNYISPTQNKDIWYDGTDGEFKLYQKTNFTPFHSALITGVIPSINNKLLVKEMDDDLKNQFETALDSFNEGIEQKAKIGPKQASNVNKAYVPMDIPKLSLKTTLDFDPGKKNCSFCGRSVKKGANPTGVNYPWLTSSNKLKNFNPMHKGKLVMCGYCEAASIAVYDILRYHVNGDRLFVALPHAESLDELRSVWNDIKSYAPTKGTENIYCNFSEQKIPTFHLSENFVYLSIAMYQSIKDYISLIDREDTDAWQRFASKRWYATLGVKTQSLQFHRNFEFARFGNIFRFFDQVTESGDGVDLFHLFGDLFVEKKRGISIANVIHREKICEKLLSFDDITNEVERFTFEKGRPVRGLHQFVKIYMIKSVKEGSRVDENIVEICESIGDRIGKYSYFSKDKGVLFGLRNSKNLTEFLENLNSAQFKMPNEKYSGRLRIPKEFLLSINEKNWRQYKSLITIFAKNPPLKKEDTIEGEGVLAETNEIKEE, from the coding sequence ATGAATAGGTTCACTGTGTCTGACCCTTTAGATGTTTCTTTAGAAAACACTGAGATATTCAAGCTTGATTTCAAGGAAACAGGAAATTATTGGTTAGATTCTGGTATAGTTGCATTATTCATTGCTTTTGACAAACATAAGAAGTTAGCAGACAATTTTGGAGTTACAGTAAAAGGACGTAGATTTACAGTAGAAGGCCCTGATCAGCAAACAGTTGTTGGATTTGTCAGTCAAGTTATTGATAATCTTGTTAATATGAATTATATCTCACCTACTCAAAACAAGGACATCTGGTATGATGGAACGGATGGAGAGTTCAAGCTTTATCAGAAGACAAATTTCACTCCATTTCATTCTGCTCTTATTACAGGAGTTATTCCTTCCATAAACAATAAGTTGCTAGTAAAAGAGATGGACGATGATTTAAAGAATCAGTTTGAAACTGCTTTGGATTCTTTTAATGAAGGAATAGAACAGAAGGCAAAGATAGGACCAAAGCAAGCAAGTAATGTTAACAAAGCTTATGTGCCAATGGATATTCCGAAACTATCTTTAAAGACAACTCTTGATTTTGACCCTGGAAAGAAAAACTGTTCTTTCTGTGGTCGGTCGGTCAAAAAGGGTGCAAATCCAACCGGTGTAAATTATCCATGGCTCACATCCAGTAATAAACTGAAGAACTTTAATCCCATGCACAAAGGTAAACTTGTTATGTGTGGATATTGCGAAGCAGCATCTATTGCTGTTTATGATATTTTGCGTTATCATGTCAATGGTGATCGCCTCTTCGTGGCTCTTCCACATGCCGAAAGCCTCGATGAACTTAGAAGTGTTTGGAATGACATTAAATCATATGCTCCAACAAAAGGGACTGAAAACATATACTGTAATTTCTCAGAACAAAAGATTCCTACTTTTCATCTGAGTGAAAATTTTGTTTATCTTTCAATAGCTATGTATCAGTCAATAAAGGATTATATATCCCTGATTGACAGAGAGGACACAGATGCTTGGCAACGATTTGCTTCTAAGAGATGGTATGCAACTTTAGGCGTCAAGACTCAAAGTTTGCAATTCCATCGAAACTTTGAATTTGCAAGATTCGGAAACATATTTCGATTTTTTGATCAGGTAACAGAATCTGGGGATGGCGTAGATTTGTTCCATCTATTTGGTGATTTGTTCGTTGAAAAAAAACGTGGTATCAGCATTGCTAATGTGATTCACCGAGAAAAGATATGTGAAAAATTGCTCAGTTTTGATGATATCACGAATGAAGTAGAGAGATTCACTTTTGAGAAAGGCAGGCCAGTAAGAGGTCTCCATCAATTTGTAAAAATATACATGATAAAAAGCGTAAAGGAGGGTTCCCGTGTGGATGAGAATATTGTAGAGATATGTGAAAGTATCGGTGACAGAATTGGAAAATATAGTTACTTTAGCAAAGACAAAGGTGTTCTTTTTGGACTGAGGAATTCAAAGAATCTAACGGAATTTCTAGAGAATCTTAATAGTGCACAATTCAAAATGCCAAATGAAAAGTATTCAGGTCGTCTTAGGATACCAAAAGAGTTCCTATTAAGTATCAATGAAAAGAACTGGAGACAATATAAATCATTGATAACTATTTTTGCGAAGAACCCTCCGTTGAAGAAGGAGGATACTATTGAGGGTGAAGGAGTTCTGGCTGAGACAAATGAAATCAAGGAGGAGTGA
- a CDS encoding MTH865 family protein encodes MSVKEDIHSQIIGGLADATFPIETPEKLLAAFPAGADTTCKSGDVSVTAGEAGGLLTADDFPFKSAKEVADILVERAGL; translated from the coding sequence ATGAGCGTAAAAGAAGATATACACAGCCAGATCATCGGCGGACTTGCAGATGCAACATTCCCAATTGAGACACCTGAAAAATTGCTTGCAGCATTCCCGGCCGGAGCAGACACAACCTGCAAATCAGGAGACGTATCAGTAACAGCAGGTGAAGCAGGCGGACTTCTTACAGCAGATGACTTCCCATTCAAGAGTGCAAAGGAAGTCGCAGATATACTCGTTGAGAGGGCAGGACTTTAA
- a CDS encoding CRISPR-associated protein Cas5, translating into MNAIRLHVRGLLNSFRDPNTHKIHRTFPFPPRTTLIGLAGAALGISEDTIWQDCKDFKVAVVDISKKSDIGGMGKAEDLIKYKKYKDNKIETSIFVRELLYKPEYLVYYTSNDENHIDALYHAFLNPKYVLSLGRDDEIISIKSVEKIDLRAVDSGEFGETILPFNPKDEGFEIDIVNQKYFEPYSLATLPSTFIVKDNVRQPSDFKIYAFLNNLKIHLSKQGGFTDGRYNFFLL; encoded by the coding sequence TTGAATGCTATTCGACTTCATGTGCGAGGACTTCTAAATTCTTTCAGAGATCCGAATACTCATAAAATTCATCGCACATTTCCTTTTCCTCCACGTACAACATTGATAGGTCTTGCAGGAGCCGCACTTGGAATTTCAGAAGACACTATCTGGCAGGATTGCAAAGACTTTAAAGTTGCAGTTGTAGACATATCCAAGAAGTCTGACATCGGTGGAATGGGAAAGGCTGAGGACCTGATAAAATACAAGAAGTACAAGGACAACAAAATCGAAACAAGCATTTTTGTGCGCGAATTGCTCTATAAACCTGAGTATCTAGTTTACTACACATCTAATGATGAAAATCATATTGATGCGCTTTACCATGCATTTCTAAATCCTAAATATGTTTTAAGTCTAGGGCGTGATGATGAGATTATTTCTATAAAATCTGTCGAAAAAATAGATTTAAGAGCCGTAGATTCAGGTGAATTTGGGGAAACAATCTTGCCTTTCAATCCAAAAGATGAGGGATTTGAAATTGATATAGTAAATCAAAAATATTTTGAACCCTATAGTCTGGCTACTTTACCTTCTACGTTTATCGTAAAAGATAATGTCAGGCAACCATCGGACTTTAAGATATATGCATTTCTGAATAACTTGAAAATTCATCTTAGTAAACAAGGAGGATTTACAGACGGTAGATACAACTTCTTCCTCCTCTAA
- a CDS encoding winged helix-turn-helix domain-containing protein: protein MIQEDDLTSDLSDIKHMLSDIKSDIRSFMDSSNHQHLDMMVNNVKNDYSGAIVRHLMEDAGKNLEKNMVKKCEMRNECKTLLSNVLEKNAGLIREGEVSEAAIEENRLELKQLRTKVPYNQCDTCFAEASGILSRQVTLMRSMRIYETNKDKRQDLSQLPPEEVVAGILEPLCHQKRFEILKAISAETKSFSALSNLTGLRGGNLLFHLQKLVAKGMIIQRHERGDYMITGKGFKVMEGVSSIYSALEPEPDEQDQEPE from the coding sequence ATGATTCAGGAAGATGACCTCACCTCTGACCTCTCTGACATAAAGCACATGCTTTCTGATATCAAAAGTGATATTCGTTCTTTTATGGATTCATCCAACCACCAGCATCTTGATATGATGGTAAATAATGTGAAGAATGATTACTCCGGTGCCATTGTTCGCCATCTCATGGAAGATGCAGGCAAGAATCTTGAAAAGAATATGGTGAAAAAGTGTGAGATGCGTAATGAATGCAAAACCTTGCTTTCCAATGTTCTGGAAAAGAATGCCGGTCTTATCAGGGAAGGTGAGGTGAGTGAGGCTGCAATAGAAGAAAATCGCCTTGAACTTAAACAACTCCGTACAAAAGTACCTTACAATCAGTGTGATACCTGCTTTGCAGAGGCATCTGGTATTCTCTCCAGGCAGGTGACCCTCATGCGTTCCATGCGAATATATGAGACCAATAAGGACAAGCGTCAGGATCTCAGCCAGCTTCCTCCTGAAGAGGTTGTTGCTGGCATACTGGAGCCTCTTTGCCACCAGAAGCGTTTTGAGATACTCAAGGCAATATCTGCTGAAACTAAAAGTTTCTCTGCCCTTTCAAACCTGACGGGTCTGCGGGGTGGAAACCTTTTGTTCCATTTGCAGAAATTAGTTGCAAAAGGAATGATCATCCAGAGGCATGAAAGAGGGGATTATATGATTACGGGAAAAGGTTTCAAGGTTATGGAAGGTGTCAGTAGCATCTATTCCGCTCTTGAACCGGAGCCTGATGAACAGGACCAGGAACCGGAATAA
- the cas6 gene encoding CRISPR-associated endoribonuclease Cas6, translated as MRCKITIRKTSSSPLHYDYQYGLASMLYHRLTNANITLANELHSHQGFKFYTFSNLVIEDWIPNKYGLNFTKAHFFISSPDPEFIRSFTEGLLMEPEFFLGKGQKANLIIESAEILPQPEFSDTCKFTTLSPLYVKTMRKKGDKLAEFDLYPKDAKFYENLHTNLCSRYEEYYGHKVEQDFFDILDVMDVKAKRVSIDNSFRRCSMLKMKLEASPELVKFAYDAGLGEKNAMGFGCMGVVG; from the coding sequence ATGCGATGCAAGATCACTATCCGAAAAACATCGTCTTCTCCTCTTCATTATGATTACCAGTACGGTTTAGCTTCTATGCTGTATCACCGTCTTACCAATGCCAATATTACTCTTGCAAATGAGCTGCACAGCCATCAGGGATTCAAGTTCTATACGTTTTCCAACCTTGTTATTGAGGACTGGATTCCGAATAAATATGGCCTGAATTTTACGAAAGCACATTTTTTCATCTCTTCACCGGACCCGGAGTTTATTCGCAGTTTCACCGAAGGTCTGCTTATGGAGCCGGAATTTTTCCTCGGAAAAGGACAAAAAGCAAATCTCATTATTGAAAGTGCAGAGATCCTGCCCCAGCCGGAGTTCTCGGACACCTGCAAGTTCACAACCCTCTCCCCCCTGTATGTGAAGACCATGAGGAAAAAAGGTGATAAGCTTGCTGAGTTCGACCTCTACCCAAAGGATGCCAAGTTCTATGAGAATCTCCATACAAATCTCTGCTCCAGATACGAGGAATACTACGGCCACAAAGTAGAACAGGATTTTTTCGATATCCTTGATGTGATGGATGTCAAAGCAAAACGCGTGTCCATAGATAACAGTTTCAGACGATGCAGCATGCTAAAGATGAAACTGGAAGCCAGCCCCGAACTTGTGAAGTTCGCCTACGATGCGGGGCTTGGGGAGAAAAATGCGATGGGATTTGGGTGTATGGGGGTGGTGGGATGA
- a CDS encoding cation:proton antiporter, which yields MDLTLFTDIGIIFGVSIVILLLFNKVKLPSVLGFLVTGMLAGPHWLGIISNMSEVENLAEIGIILLLFTIGVEMSIRELWEIKRLVLLGGTLQIGITILLVYYIGTYLGLSSGTALFIGFLISLSSTAIVLKLLQEKAELDTPHGKTSLGILIFQDVMIVPMILITPVIAGASAESGDTFGLFLLKAIGIIIVILISARWVVPSLLYQIAKTRNRELFLLSIVFICLATAWLTSSIGLSLALGAFIAGLIISESEYSHQAMGNIMPFRDIFMSFFFVSIGMLLDISFFADNVIYLLLLASAVVIMKSSTAGLAALVLGYPLRTIIIAGLSLAQVGEFSFVLSTFGLEYSLLNQDMYQTFLAVSIITMAATPFITNSSYGISDRASKIVPFRKLIDGLYTGGITSKDGDEKLEDHLIIIGYGFNGKTLSHAARNAGISYVIIETNPETVRHEKKNGEKILYGDASHEAVLRSANIDSARILVVGISDFVATRKIIDMAKSLNPETYIIARTRYVSEIKRLTELGANEVIPEEYETSVEIFVRLLKKYLVPEEDIDRFTREVRANGYCMLRKSYSKDQERHFNLKDELPGMEVSTFKVGENCLANGKTLSELEIRTRHKATILAIHRENDTITNPDGNTPLYSGDLCIIFGKPEDLHNIREMFKGSSCSIPE from the coding sequence ATGGATTTAACATTATTTACCGATATAGGAATCATTTTTGGAGTTTCAATCGTCATACTGCTGCTTTTCAACAAAGTGAAATTACCTTCAGTATTAGGGTTTCTTGTGACAGGCATGCTTGCAGGTCCCCACTGGCTTGGAATAATCAGCAACATGAGTGAAGTAGAAAACCTTGCAGAAATAGGAATTATTCTTCTGCTCTTTACAATTGGCGTGGAAATGTCAATCAGGGAGCTCTGGGAAATCAAAAGACTCGTGCTTCTTGGAGGAACTTTGCAAATAGGGATAACTATTCTACTCGTTTATTATATTGGCACCTACCTGGGCCTTAGTTCTGGAACTGCACTGTTTATCGGTTTTCTCATTTCCCTGAGCAGCACTGCCATTGTACTTAAATTATTACAGGAAAAAGCCGAGCTGGATACACCACACGGCAAAACATCCCTTGGGATACTCATATTCCAGGATGTTATGATCGTCCCCATGATACTGATAACTCCTGTTATTGCAGGTGCATCCGCCGAATCCGGCGATACTTTCGGATTGTTTTTACTGAAAGCTATCGGGATAATAATAGTCATCCTTATAAGTGCAAGATGGGTAGTTCCATCCCTGCTTTACCAGATAGCAAAAACAAGAAACAGGGAGCTATTCCTTCTGAGTATTGTCTTCATTTGCCTGGCAACTGCATGGCTTACTTCCAGTATAGGACTTTCACTTGCACTCGGGGCATTCATAGCAGGACTTATTATATCGGAATCCGAGTATAGTCATCAGGCTATGGGTAATATTATGCCCTTCAGGGATATTTTCATGAGCTTTTTCTTTGTATCCATCGGAATGCTGCTGGATATCAGCTTTTTTGCCGACAATGTCATTTACCTGCTATTACTCGCAAGTGCGGTCGTCATAATGAAGTCTTCAACAGCCGGCCTTGCAGCCCTTGTGCTCGGATATCCGCTTCGCACAATTATTATTGCCGGACTTTCGCTTGCACAGGTCGGAGAATTCTCATTTGTGTTGTCAACCTTCGGACTTGAATATTCCCTTCTTAATCAGGACATGTACCAGACATTTCTTGCAGTGTCCATTATCACGATGGCTGCAACTCCTTTTATCACAAATTCATCTTACGGAATTTCAGACAGGGCATCAAAAATAGTACCTTTCCGGAAACTCATTGACGGTTTATATACTGGTGGCATCACATCAAAAGACGGTGATGAGAAACTTGAAGACCACCTGATAATAATCGGCTACGGATTCAACGGCAAAACATTATCCCACGCTGCAAGGAATGCAGGAATATCCTATGTTATAATTGAGACTAATCCTGAAACCGTACGTCATGAAAAGAAAAACGGTGAGAAAATTCTCTATGGCGATGCGAGCCATGAAGCCGTGCTCAGGTCCGCAAACATAGATTCAGCAAGGATACTGGTCGTAGGTATATCGGATTTTGTTGCCACAAGAAAAATAATTGATATGGCAAAAAGCCTGAATCCTGAAACTTATATCATTGCCAGGACACGCTATGTGAGTGAGATTAAAAGACTCACAGAACTTGGTGCTAATGAGGTGATTCCTGAAGAATACGAGACATCTGTTGAGATCTTTGTCCGTCTGCTCAAGAAATATCTTGTCCCTGAAGAAGACATTGATAGATTCACAAGGGAAGTACGTGCCAACGGATACTGTATGCTGAGAAAGTCTTACTCAAAGGACCAGGAGAGACACTTTAACTTAAAGGATGAGCTGCCCGGAATGGAAGTCAGCACATTTAAAGTAGGAGAAAACTGTCTTGCAAACGGGAAAACTCTCAGTGAACTTGAAATAAGAACCAGACACAAAGCAACAATTCTGGCAATCCACAGGGAAAATGACACCATTACAAACCCGGACGGAAATACTCCACTGTATTCAGGGGATTTATGCATCATTTTTGGTAAGCCGGAGGACCTGCATAACATAAGGGAAATGTTCAAAGGGTCTTCATGCAGCATTCCTGAATAA
- a CDS encoding CxxC-x17-CxxC domain-containing protein: protein MRDNREGGFRGGSRDGNRGGGRGGNFRSSGPREMHKAKCSDCGQETEVPFEPDPERPVYCRECFQKHRPKRY from the coding sequence ATGAGAGACAATAGAGAAGGCGGATTCAGAGGCGGTTCAAGAGACGGAAATCGTGGCGGTGGCAGAGGTGGAAACTTCAGGTCAAGCGGCCCTAGAGAAATGCATAAGGCAAAATGCTCAGACTGCGGTCAGGAAACCGAAGTTCCATTCGAACCGGACCCGGAAAGACCTGTTTACTGCAGGGAATGCTTCCAGAAGCACAGACCAAAGAGATACTAA
- the cas7i gene encoding type I-B CRISPR-associated protein Cas7/Cst2/DevR produces the protein MESNCLNISYLFKMSIGNANSGFNEDNVSTLKKITLPDGSTLPYISGQSIRRNIRNKFMELGCDVSPLQDPRSDEEKTSESKTKSPDFTECDPVSYIDDDLFGFMRAVTGDTRKRTSPVRVSSAIGMYPFQNDRDLGTRSSEQTRGKADAGGSMFETEITHNYFAVNILVELDRVGKFSGMELNKDEGFELDAEAKVERLNLLITAIEHLWGGGKQSRLLSDMSPKFVVYTRQSSKLPLFLETLRTNPEDIDSVDVNLLNSTLLANERIIQKECVGYLSGFFKNDNEIKETFKVVNLNECFDQIRDDLKSVYIG, from the coding sequence ATGGAATCAAATTGCTTAAATATTAGTTATCTGTTCAAAATGAGTATAGGAAATGCAAACAGCGGATTTAACGAAGATAATGTTTCCACACTAAAAAAGATTACATTACCTGATGGTTCAACATTACCATATATATCAGGCCAGTCGATTCGTCGCAATATAAGGAACAAGTTCATGGAGCTGGGGTGTGATGTTTCTCCATTGCAGGACCCACGCAGTGATGAAGAGAAAACAAGTGAATCGAAAACCAAAAGTCCTGATTTTACAGAATGCGATCCTGTAAGTTATATTGACGATGATCTTTTTGGTTTCATGAGAGCAGTAACTGGCGATACCCGAAAACGTACTTCTCCTGTGCGTGTAAGTTCCGCAATTGGGATGTACCCTTTCCAGAATGACCGTGATCTTGGAACAAGAAGTAGTGAGCAGACTCGTGGAAAAGCCGATGCGGGCGGATCAATGTTTGAAACTGAAATCACGCATAACTATTTTGCAGTCAATATTCTCGTCGAACTTGATCGTGTCGGAAAGTTTAGCGGAATGGAACTCAACAAAGATGAAGGATTTGAGCTTGACGCAGAAGCAAAAGTCGAGAGGTTGAATTTACTGATTACAGCAATAGAGCATTTATGGGGAGGCGGAAAACAGAGCAGACTCCTTTCAGACATGTCTCCAAAATTCGTAGTATACACACGTCAATCTTCGAAACTACCTCTCTTCCTTGAAACTTTGCGTACGAACCCAGAAGATATAGATTCTGTGGATGTGAATTTGCTGAACAGTACATTGTTGGCAAATGAACGCATAATACAAAAAGAGTGTGTTGGATATCTATCAGGTTTTTTCAAAAATGATAATGAGATTAAAGAAACATTCAAGGTGGTAAACCTCAACGAGTGCTTTGACCAGATACGAGATGATTTAAAGAGCGTTTATATCGGGTGA
- a CDS encoding ammonia-forming cytochrome c nitrite reductase subunit c552 translates to MKTARALAIAILLMAILANIANAASTEDCKECHVDEYRAWRLSAHYSENGTSLNKPGPETCIPCHSINTPRLYSTMYGEVSAESPECEMCHKPPEEGFTAHITNPSEAVPPLNLSAEVCEDCHTGPHHAIYEEWNEYDKIGYNPASMESHSEPPSKKNVNNNSKSVITCVMCHKPHNTELRIEVQELCARCHSSNASPAESKYVVAGGPQWEMYNGSIYTNDVHAVNLKCVDCHMATLTDETGEQKLITGHSFDFDPALLSNPDSGNICKKCHVTGHDKIPESGDCDNCHEVSLFNISASHQKMTAYKLQELEILQENASKVLLMPDDNMSLEKLTGDYKEAIAYIEFVKADGSLGMHNMERTDEYLEKAETLLRSITVEEDTENGIEKTETHAKEEQEENTSPGAGITDLFMVIFITAIIMSLSKKKRGK, encoded by the coding sequence ATGAAAACAGCAAGAGCTTTGGCTATTGCCATACTGCTGATGGCAATACTTGCAAACATTGCAAATGCAGCATCAACTGAAGATTGTAAGGAATGCCACGTGGATGAATACAGGGCATGGCGCTTGTCGGCCCATTACAGTGAAAATGGGACATCACTTAACAAACCGGGACCTGAAACCTGCATTCCATGTCATTCAATAAACACCCCACGACTTTATAGTACAATGTATGGAGAAGTGTCGGCTGAATCACCTGAATGTGAAATGTGCCACAAGCCTCCTGAAGAAGGGTTCACCGCGCACATCACAAACCCTTCAGAAGCAGTTCCTCCTCTTAACCTGTCAGCAGAAGTTTGCGAAGATTGCCATACGGGACCACACCATGCAATCTATGAGGAGTGGAACGAGTACGATAAAATAGGCTATAACCCGGCTTCAATGGAAAGCCATTCAGAACCACCTTCAAAAAAAAATGTAAACAATAATTCAAAGTCCGTAATTACATGTGTGATGTGCCACAAGCCCCACAATACAGAACTCAGAATAGAAGTACAGGAACTTTGCGCAAGATGTCATAGTTCAAATGCTTCCCCTGCAGAAAGCAAATATGTAGTTGCAGGCGGTCCACAATGGGAAATGTATAACGGATCAATCTATACTAACGATGTACATGCCGTAAATCTGAAATGTGTGGACTGCCACATGGCAACACTAACAGATGAAACAGGAGAACAAAAGCTAATCACTGGTCATTCATTCGATTTTGATCCGGCATTACTGTCCAATCCTGATTCCGGAAATATATGTAAAAAATGCCATGTGACAGGGCACGATAAGATACCTGAAAGCGGTGATTGTGATAACTGCCACGAAGTATCGCTTTTCAATATATCTGCCAGCCACCAAAAAATGACCGCATACAAGCTTCAGGAACTTGAAATCCTGCAGGAAAATGCCAGCAAAGTCCTGCTCATGCCAGATGACAACATGAGTCTGGAGAAGCTTACAGGTGATTATAAAGAAGCGATTGCGTACATTGAATTTGTAAAAGCAGACGGTAGTCTTGGAATGCACAATATGGAACGTACAGATGAATATCTGGAAAAGGCAGAAACTTTGCTTCGATCAATCACAGTAGAAGAAGATACTGAAAACGGTATTGAAAAAACAGAAACTCATGCTAAAGAGGAACAAGAAGAGAACACATCACCGGGTGCAGGAATTACAGATTTATTCATGGTAATTTTCATAACTGCAATTATTATGTCACTATCAAAAAAGAAAAGAGGAAAATAA